A part of Papaver somniferum cultivar HN1 unplaced genomic scaffold, ASM357369v1 unplaced-scaffold_118, whole genome shotgun sequence genomic DNA contains:
- the LOC113330468 gene encoding zinc finger BED domain-containing protein RICESLEEPER 1-like produces MSSVQEQYNDVMSSEDDDVEMVDSENVSATVGCAPTAISIGKKGNNSKKSRLRSDVWDFFDRVKEKDGTEKGVCKACKFGYKYESSKGGTSSMRRHVCPQRQSKDIGQMMLSAKNGQSTRVRKFDQMKFRDLLSTLLIARNVPFSLVEWKEFRDICRMCLTSDMWTSVTTTGYISLTVHYLDQNWELKKYLLNFCELPPPHTGENLSAMLFAMIEDWGIEDKVSNITLDNAANNGACARIMQSRLVAKKILFNKGKYFHVRCCAHILALIVKDGLVKIDPAVLKIRKSVKSLKKSQVRKQKFLDIVDALGMSRTRRGIRQDVSTRWNSTYLMLDSCLVYRVVFAHLKEVDPDYEDCPTDEEWEKIEVVTKFLKTFYDLTTLFSGSKYPTSNLYFEGVCRVQVLLKKESTNDIDYIREMVKEMQEKFNSYWTNLSPILAIALVLDPRYKLHYLNFAYSKLYPDVRVLERKVNDVRDEMKKLYNEYCIFSRASGIGTQNLGTQTDGNSAHQGSEWYELLYFMFL; encoded by the exons atgtcaagtgtacaagaacagTATAACGATGTTATGAGTAGTGAGGATGACGATGTTGAAATGGTAGATTCTGAGAATGTCTCTGCAACTGTTGGTTGTGCACCTACAGCTATTTCAATTGGAAAGAAAGGAAACAATTCAAAGAAATCTCGACTTAGATCTGATGTTTGGGACTTTTTTGACCGCGTTAAAGAGAAAGATGGAACAGAGAAGGGAGTGTGTAAGGCTTGTAAATTTGGATATAAATATGAAAGCAGCAAAGGCGGAACCTCATCTATGAGAAGGCATGTGTGTCCTCAGCGTCAGTCTAAGGACATAGGGCAGATGATGTTATCTGCAAAGAACGGCCAGTCTACCCGCGTACGCAAATTTGATCAAATGAAGTTCCGGGATCTTCTTTCAACATTACTCATTGCAAGAAACGTCCCATTTTCGTTGGTGGAATGGAAAGAATTTAGGGATATAT GTAGGATGTGTCTAACATCTGACATGTGGACTTCTGTTACGACTACAGGGTATATAAGCTTAACTGTGCACTATCTTGATCAAAATTGGGAGTTAAAGAAGTATCTTCTGAATTTTTGTgaacttccaccacctcatacag GTGAAAATCTTTCTGCCATGCTATTTGCgatgatagaagattggggaattgaagataaagtatccaacatcaccttggataaCGCTGCAAATAACGGAGCTTGTGCTAGAATTATGCAAAGCAGACTTGTTGCGAAGAAGATCTTGTTTAACAAGGGAAAATACTttcatgtgcgttgttgtgctcacATCTTAGCTCTTATCGTAAAAgatggacttgtgaagattgatccaGCTGTGCTTAAGATAAGAAAGTCTGTGAAGTCCCTTAAGAAGTCtcaagtaagaaaacaaaaattcttggacATTGTTGATGCTTTAGGAATGTCTAGAACAAGAAGGGGTATTCGTCAAGACGTGAGCACAAG GTGGAATTCAACTTATCTCATGTTGGACAGCTGTCTTGTTTATAGAGTTGTTTTTGCTCATTTAAAGGAGGTGGATCCAGACTATGAAGACTGTCCAACTGATGAAGAATGGGAGAAAATTGAAGTTGTCACAAAGTTTCTCAAGACATTTTATGATCTCACGACTTTAttttctggtagtaagtatcctacttCCAATCTTTATTTTGAAGGAGTTTGTCGAGTTCAGGTGTTACTCAAAAAAGAAAGTACAAATGATATTGATTACATTAGGGAGATGGTAAAAGAGATGCAAGAAAAATTTAACAGTTATTGGACGAACTTGAGTCCTATATTGGCTATTGCacttgtgttagatcctagatatAAACTTCATTATCTGAACTTTGCTTACTCCAAGTTGTATCCTGATGTAAGAGTACTAGAAAGAAAAGTTAATGATGTGCGTGATGAAATGAAAAAACTTTATAATGAGTATTGCATCTTTTCAAGAGCTTCTGGAATTGGAACTCAGAATTTGGGTACTCAAACCGATGGGAATTCTGCCCATCAAGGAAGTGAGTGGTACGAG TTATTGTACTTTATGTTCTTATAG